Proteins encoded within one genomic window of Setaria italica strain Yugu1 chromosome IV, Setaria_italica_v2.0, whole genome shotgun sequence:
- the LOC101771876 gene encoding uncharacterized protein LOC101771876, translating into MSEERPVPRRESPWGLPEGDTRQPKAHRCNDRAEDVVQAVFEGNPFKTVPGPFKLFLQCMRSKPGEEPTEPYTYLQLDPPRRVEVNVEQTASES; encoded by the exons ATGAGTGAGGAGAGGCCGGTGCCGCGGAGGGAGAGCCCGTGGGGTTTGCCGGAGGGCGACACGCGGCAGCCCAAGGCGCATCGCTGCAACGACCGCGCCGAGGACGTCGTCCAG GCTGTCTTTGAAGGGAATCCATTTAAGACAGTTCCAGGTCCATTCAAGCTCTTCTTGCAATGCATGCGATCGAAACCTGG GGAGGAACCAACCGAGCCCTATACTTACCTGCAGTTGGATCCTCCGAGAAGAGTGGAAGTCAATGTGGAGCAAACGGCATCTGAATCTTGA
- the LOC101774325 gene encoding early nodulin-like protein 2, translated as MVRSPLHTSPESKCTGSRSTNTASGVPGFQPPAMARSLGLGFACFALVIAAASATQFRVGGQKGWSVPDAGFEPYNTWAGKLRFQIGDQLLFVYPKETDSVLLVEPAAYNSCNTSSYLQKFDDGNTVVKLDRSGPFFFISGNEASCRANEKLIVVVLADRTPPGSRTPPGAPPTMSPPSPSPMPSPSSPPPAAAPALSPSSPPPSGAAPLPAPAATPTSPPSPAASAPAPGPTATPGSPPAPMAPSPSTTPGTPGGASQPPSASANAPGAGGNSTPPPPSASNRGAAAAPAVAGFVAFIGYAILAA; from the exons ATGGTCAGGTCACCCCTCCACACATCTCCAGAGTCCAAGTGCACAGGCTCTCGATCAACGAACACTGCAAGTGgcgttccaggcttccagcctCCAGCCATGGCGAGATCGTTGGGCCTGGGGTTCGCCTGCTTCGCGCTGGTGatcgcggcggccagcgcgacgCAGTTCCGGGTCGGCGGCCAGAAAGGCTGGAGCGTGCCGGACGCCGGCTTCGAGCCCTACAACACCTGGGCGGGGAAGCTCCGCTTCCAGATCGGCGACCAGCTCC TGTTCGTGTACCCGAAGGAGACGGACTCGGTGCTCCTGGTGGAGCCGGCGGCGTACAACTCGTGCAACACCTCCTCGTACCTCCAGAAGTTCGACGACGGCAACACGGTGGTGAAGCTCGACCGCTCGGGCcccttcttcttcatcagcggCAACGAGGCCAGCTGCCGGGCCAATGAGaagctcatcgtcgtcgtcctcgccgacCGCACGCCGCCGGGGTCCCGCACCCCGCCAGGGGCTCCGCCCACCATGTCTCCGCCGTCTCCTTCTCCTATGCCGAGCccgtcctcgccgcctcctgctgccGCGCCTGCGCTGAGCCCGTCGTCACCGCCACCCTCAGGCGCTGCTCCTCTGCCggctcccgccgccaccccgacctcgccgccgtccccggcaGCATCGGCTCCGGCGCCTGGTCCCACGGCCACCCCGGGCTCGCCACCGGCACCCATGGCCCCGTCGCCGTCCACGACTCCAGGAACTCCAGGAGGCGCGTCGCAGCCACCGTCTGCTTCCGCCAACGCGCCCGGCGCCGGGGGAaactcgacgccgccgccaccttccgcCAGCAACAGGGGCGCCGCAGCTGCTCCGGCGGTCGCGGGCTTCGTCGCCTTCATCGGCTACGCCATTCTTGCGGCCTGA
- the LOC101772286 gene encoding 40S ribosomal protein S14 yields the protein MSKRKTREPKEENVTLGPTVREGEFVFGVAHIFASFNDTFIHVTDLSGRETLVRITGGMKVKADRDESSPYAAMLAAQDVAQRCKELGITALHIKLRATGGNKTKTPGPGAQSALRALARSGMKIGRIEDVTPVPTDSTRRKGGRRGRRL from the exons ATG TCGAAGAGGAAGACCAGGGAGCCCAAGGAGGAGAATGTCACCCTTGGCCCCACTGTCCGTGAAGGAGAGTTTGTCTTTGGTGTTGCTCACATCTTTGCATCCTTCAATGACACCTTCATT CATGTCACTGATTTGTCTGGGAGGGAAACTCTGGTTCGGATCACTG GTGGCATGAAGGTCAAGGCTGATCGTGATGAATCATCACCTTACGCTGCTATGCTTGCAGCTCAAGATGTTGCACAGCGTTGCAAG GAGCTTGGAATCACTGCGCTGCACATTAAGCTTCGTGCCACTGGAGGCAACAAGACCAAAACTCCTGGACCTGGTGCTCAGTCTGCTCTCAGGGCTCTTGCTCGTTCTGGCATGAAAATCGGGCGCATTG AGGATGTTACCCCGGTGCCCACTGACAGCACTCGCAGAAAGGGTGGTAGGAGGGGAAGGAGGCTGTAG
- the LOC101771091 gene encoding glutamate receptor 3.5, with protein sequence MGAAQLVALFLALAATAAGRAVSAAGARPSEVAVGALFTYDSTIGRAARLAVELAVDDVNADGTVLAGTKLSLKTHDTNCSAFIGTVEALQLMEENVVAVIGPQSSGIGHVISHVANELQVPLLSFAATDPSLSALEYPYFLRTTISDYFQMNAVASIVDYYQWKRVTAIFVDDDYGRGGVFALGDALAAKRAKISYKAAIPPNSDSDVISDVLSRANMMESRIMVVHVNPDTGMRIFSIANNLQMMASGYVWIVTDWLAAVLDSSTSRDLKDLSHIQGLIVLRQHTPESDAKNKFISKWNAVARNRSVTSGLNSYSFYAYDTVWTVARAIDQFLNSGQQINFSTDPRLHDSNGSTLRLSTLKIFEGGDQMLQQLLLTNFTGVTGPVQFGSDRSLVRPAYEILNVGGSGSRLIGYWSNYSGLSVAAPDILYQKPPNTSAQQLYDVVWPGESTSTPRGWVFPNNGQPLRVGIPNKASFKELVSSGGPGNVTGYCIDVFSAAIKLLPYPVPLEFVTIGDGTKNPSYIGIVRMVANNSLDAAVGDFAIVRNGTAISEYTQPYVEAGLVIVAPVKQVTPSAWTFLQPFTLEMWCVTGALFILVGVVVWILEHRINEEFRGSPRRQVVTIFWFSFSTMFYSHRENTVSALGRFVLIIWLFVVLIITSSYTASLTSILTVQQLDTGITGLDSLISSSLPIGYQNGKFTKKYLILELNIPESRLVALNTIQDYADALNRGPKNGGVAAIVDEKPYIDIFLSHYCNFRIVGQQFTREGWGFSFRRDSPIAADMSTAILQLSESGQLQRIHDDWFKRPSCTYDDESQVGATRLGIGSFSGLFLMCALICLFALLVFFIRLCWQYNKYSNSGAAGEPSAADADAIQRKPSGLGSFKEILQFVDKKEEEIRRSRKRRSSNKDNQAAGSSGPLSVSSPY encoded by the exons ATGGGCGCGGCTCAGCTGGTGGCCTTGTTCTTggcgctcgccgccaccgccgccgggagggcggtgtcggcggcgggggcgcggccgaGCGAGGTGGCCGTGGGCGCCCTCTTCACGTACGACTCCACGAttggccgcgcggcgcggctcgccgtcgagctcgccgtcgacgacgtCAACGCGGACGGCACGGTGCTCGCGGGGACGAAGCTCAGTCTGAAGACCCACGACACCAACTGCAGCGCCTTTATTGGGACCGTCGAAG CATTGCAGCTAATGGAGGAAAATGTAGTTGCTGTGATCGGGCCACAATCCTCAGGGATAGGCCATGTCATCTCTCATGTTGCTAATGAGCTACAAGTTCCTCTTCTGTCATTTGCGGCCACAGATCCAAGTCTTTCTGCATTAGAGTATCCTTACTTCTTAAGAACAACCATAAGTGACTACTTCCAAATGAATGCCGTTGCTAGCATTGTTGACTACTATCAATGGAAAAGGGTGACTGCTATATTCGTTGATGATGATTATGGCCGAGGTGGTGTGTTCGCCCTTGGTGATGCACTTGCAGCGAAAAGAGCAAAGATTTCGTATAAAGCAGCTATTCCTCCAAACTCAGATTCAGACGTGATCAGTGATGTACTATCTAGAGCAAATATGATGGAATCAAGGATCATGGTTGTGCATGTCAATCCTGACACGGGGATGAGAATATTTTCTATTGCTAACAACCTCCAGATGATGGCCAGTGGCTATGTCTGGATAGTAACTGATTGGCTAGCTGCTGTCCTTGATTCCTCCACGTCTAGAGATCTTAAAGATCTGAGTCATATTCAGGGACTAATTGTTCTTCGTCAGCATACTCCTGAATCTGATGCCAAGAATAAGTTCATATCTAAATGGAATGCTGTGGCTCGTAACAGAAGTGTTACTTCTGGCTTGAACTCATATAGTTTTTATGCTTATGACACTGTTTGGACTGTTGCTCGTGCCATCGATCAATTCCTCAATAGTGGGCAACAGATCAACTTCTCAACAGATCCCAGGTTGCACGATTCAAATGGCAGCACTTTGCGTCTGTCAACTCTCAAGATATTTGAGGGTGGTGACCAGATGCTGCAGCAACTTCTACTCACAAACTTTACAGGTGTGACAGGTCCAGTCCAGTTTGGTTCAGACCGCAGTTTAGTACGCCCAGCATATGAGATCCTTAATGTTGGTGGTTCTGGCTCCCGCTTGATTGGCTATTGGTCTAACTATTCAGGCCTTTCTGTTGCTGCTCCTGATATTTTGTATCAGAAGCCACCAAATACAAGTGCCCAGCAGCTGTACGATGTGGTGTGGCCAGGTGAATCCACTAGTACGCCTAGGGGTTGGGTATTCCCAAACAATGGCCAGCCTCTGAGAGTTGGGATCCCGAATAAAGCAAGCTTTAAGGAATTGGTGTCAAGTGGAGGCCCTGGTAATGTGACGGGTTATTGCATTGATGTATTCAGCGCAGCAATCAAACTGCTTCCTTACCCAGTTCCTTTAGAATTTGTAACTATTGGGGATGGCACAAAAAACCCAAGCTATATTGGCATCGTTAGAATGGTTGCTAACAAT tcCCTTGATGCAGCTGTAGGCGACTTTGCTATAGTGAGAAATGGAACGGCGATTTCAGAATACACACAGCCTTATGTTGAGGCAGGGCTTGTGATAGTAGCGCCAGTGAAACAAGTAACTCCAAGTGCCTGGACTTTCCTTCAACCTTTCACATTGGAGATGTGGTGTGTCACAGGTGCTCTTTTTATTTTGGTGGGGGTAGTAGTTTGGATTCTGGAACATCGGATTAATGAGGAATTTCGAGGCTCTCCACGGCGACAAGTTGTAACAATATTCTG GTTCAGCTTCTCAACAATGTTCTACTCACACA GAGAAAACACTGTAAGCGCGCTTGGGCGGTTCGTGTTGATAATATGGTTGTTCGTTGTGCTGATCATCACTTCAAGTTATACTGCTAGCTTGACGTCAATCCTCACAGTCCAACAGCTCGACACAGGAATTACAGGGCTTGATAGTTTGATTTCAAGTTCTTTACCTATTGGATACCAGAATGGAAAGTTTACCAAAAAGTACCTCATTCTGGAACTCAATATTCCAGAGTCTCGATTGGTAGCACTAAATACGATCCAGGACTATGCTGATGCCCTCAACCGCGGACCAAAAAATGGTGGTGTTGCTGCGATTGTCGATGAGAAGCCATATATTGATATCTTCCTGTCACACTACTGCAACTTCAGAATAGTGGGACAGCAATTCACAAGGGAAGGATGGGGCTTT TCGTTCCGGAGAGACTCCCCCATTGCTGCAGACATGTCAACAGCCATCCTTCAACTTTCAGAGAGTGGCCAGCTTCAGAGAATTCACGACGACTGGTTCAAACGGCCTAGTTGCACCTACGATGACGAGAGCCAAGTGGGAGCAACTAGGCTTGGCATCGGAAGCTTTTCGGGCCTTTTCCTTATGTGCGCCCTGATATGTCTCTTCGCACTGTTGGTGTTCTTCATACGCCTCTGCTGGCAGTATAACAAGTACTCCAATTCTGGAGCTGCCGGTGAGCCCAgtgctgctgatgctgatgctATCCAGCGGAAGCCATCAGGCCTAGGCAGCTTCAAAGAGATCTTACAGTTTGTCgacaagaaagaggaagaaatcCGGAGATCGAGGAAACGAAGATCAAGCAACAAAGATAACCAAGCTGCAGGTTCCTCTGGTCCGCTGTCAGTGTCTTCACCATACTGA
- the LOC101771480 gene encoding cytochrome P450 77A3, whose product MDVNDVLLVVLAAALAAMWWRRCSKTGGVDGLPPGPPGWPVVGNLFQVILQRRPFMYVVRDLREKYGPIFTMRMGQRTLIVVTSADLIHEALVKQGPMFASRPEDSPTRLLFSVGKCTVNSAPYGPLWRALRRNFVAEIVSPHRVKAFSWIREWAVTAHLRRLRAEHAAAGAVRVMASCRLTICSILICICFGAKIPDDLIREIEEVLKDVMMMTMPKLPDFLPLLTPLFRKQLTEARNLRRRQLACLVPLVRARREFLRDGNKKAVDGGVEMMSGPGEAYVDSLFDLEPPGRGKRLGEDELVTLCSEVMSAGTDTSATALEWAMMHLVLDPAAQERLYDEVVGKVGKTARITEADVEAMPYLQAVVKETFRRHPPSHFVLSHAATRDTELGGYRVPADASVEFYTAWVTENPATWPDPEAWRPERFLEGGEGFDTDITGTRALRMMPFGAGRRICPAATLGVLHIQLMLANMVREFRWVPPAGEGPPDPTETFAFTVVMKNSLRAAIVERAA is encoded by the exons ATGGATGTGAATGAcgtgctgctggtggtgctggcggcggcgctggcggcgatgtggtggcggcggtgctccaAGACCGGCGGCGTGGACGGCCTcccgccggggccgccggggTGGCCGGTGGTCGGGAACCTCTTCCAGGTGATCCTGCAGCGGCGACCCTTCATGTACGTGGTGCGCGACCTCCGGGAGAAGTACGGGCCCATCTTCACCATGCGGATGGGCCAGCGCACCCTCATCGTCGTCACCTCCGCCGACCTCATCCACGAGGCGCTCGTCAAGCAGGGCCCCATGTTCGCCAGCCGCCCCGAGGACAGCCCGACCCGCCTCCTCTTCAGCGTCGGCAAGTGCACCGTCAACTCCGCCCCCTACGGCCCGCTCTGGCGCGCGCTCCGCCGCAACTTCGTCGCCGAGATCGTGTCGCCGCACCGGGTCAAGGCCTTCTCCTGGATCCGGGAGTGGGCCGTCaccgcccacctccgccgcctccgcgccgagcacgccgccgccggcgccgtccgcgTCATGGCCAGCTGCCGCCTCACCATCTGCAGCATCCTCATCTGCATCTGCTTCGGCGCCAAGATCCCCGACGACCTCATCAGGGAGATCGAGGAGGTGCTCAAGGACGTCATGATGATGACCATGCCCAAGCTCCCGGACTTCCTGCCCCTCCTCACGCCGCTCTTCAGGAAGCAGCTCACCGAGGCGCGcaacctgcgccgccgccagcttgCCTGCCTCGTGCCTCTCGTGCGCGCGCGCCGGGAGTTCCTCCGGGACGGAAACAAGAAGGCGGTGGACGGCGGCGTGGAGATGATGAGCGGACCCGGCGAGGCGTACGTGGACTCGCTCTTCGACCTCGAGCCGCCCGGCCGCGGGAAGCGCCTCGGCGAGGACGAGCTCGTCACGCTCTGCTCCGAGGTCATGAGCGCCGGCACGGACACTAGCGCCACCGCGCTCGAGTGGGCTATGATGCACCTCGTCCTCGACCCCGCCGCGCAGGAACGCCTCTACGACGAGGTCGTCGGCAAGGTCGGCAAGACCGCCCGGATCACAGAGGCCGACGTCGAGGCCATGCCCTACCTGCAG GCGGTGGTGAAGGAGACGTTCCGGCGTCACCCGCCGAGCCACTTCGTGCTGTCGCACGCGGCGACGCGGGACACGGAGCTGGGCGGGTACCGGGTGCCGGCGGACGCGAGCGTGGAGTTCTACACGGCGTGGGTGACGGAGAACCCGGCGACGTGGCCGGACCCGGAGGCGTGGCGCCCCGAGCGGTTCCTCGAGGGCGGCGAGGGCTTCGACACCGACATCACCGGCACCCGCGCGCTCCGCATGATGCccttcggcgccggccgccgcatctGCCCCGCGGCGACGCTCGGCGTGCTCCACATCCAGCTCATGCTCGCCAACATGGTGCGCGAGTTCCGGTGGGTGCCCCCCGCCGGCGAGGGCCCGCCCGACCCCACCGAGACATTCGCCTTCACCGTCGTCATGAAGAACTCGCTCCGCGCCGCCATCGTCGAGCGGGCGGCGTAA